A single window of Paenibacillus sp. SYP-B4298 DNA harbors:
- a CDS encoding glycosyl hydrolase 53 family protein: protein MTRTWISRLAAMMAIIVAVAALPLQLGVAHAADSELVATSNLTVNGAVAKWTMSGTRPATFGDGSASGAFDYWDGQAIDFTLIHEMTGLEPGTYTMTAKTYGDKGEPQAGSVMFAQTGVDTFSTPISYVGSSWGSPATLRVPGIVVGADGIATIGFTVKAGGQHYGYVDEVILTRVKSSSKLTVNGEAADWSVGGREPATFADQQYSFNYWDAGTLDFTLEHAVSGLQPGIYTMKAKVYGGDAPNAGSQMYARSGGQTYATPISYTGSAWGTPPVWATLTVSGIEVGSDGVAVLGFALQAGAGHWGQLADVTLEAGAEAASLKVSPSSANLRPGAGQQLKLALPQAAANAVIAYESSNPAVATVNASGLVTATGDGQAVIRVTATAGEQVWRGRTDVFVSATMQQLGNAVTFVQPIPQLQDGNREDFIMGADISTILSIQESGRHYYNLQGQEQPLMTILKENGVNWIRLRLWNDPRDEQGNWYGAGNTNKERVVDMARQAKQAGLKVLVDFHYSDFWADPARQTKPKAWAALEGEALEQAVYDYTFEVIEALAAADAYPDMVQIGNEINSGMLWPTGNSPAKAKPFIAQGIRAVRDAEAALDGGKIKIMIHRANPNNGLNAVQSFYSTYSDLDYDVIGLSYYPFWHGTIANIKEVMNGLAANLSKEVAVAETSYGFTLEDVPNNGATGSVINEALAKTGGYEATVAGQTSAVRDVIAAVAEVPGNKGIGVFYWEPAWLPGVDTGWGTKHASSYQGEEIAEDGGSGWANQALFTYFGEALPSIRVFTQVRGSDSSYTPPAVKEIADVAITTSEGVEVPLPSTVKALMEDGAYRHLPVASWTPAVYDYTKAGTYHAVAALGNGQSVQAVITVRPRNYVVNPGMEDSDMSAWTLVGSNRSGEAPFSGSYAIHFWNRELVSVKQTITGLPKGVYQLSMQSRIGANSDPIGESYLYAETDGVRKQTPLTVSGWSAWNLNQVKQIEVADGTLEIGAVVTHSIDAGGDFDDWELIRLGALPGQEAPAVPGGLKAAAGSGAVQLSWDSVSGQAAAQELAGYNVYVDGKRVPAAEGNGPTTTAAAYKVTGLTNGTSYTFQVSAVNADGHESELSAAVTAVPTATVYYPSAPASPAATDGAATPQRPEDSVTVHPQADGNGTIAVKLEQAKQRVLLPVAQIATGSKLQVTRGSVTVTVPAAVLDEVKALVSDGQSGSSVSLRMSELAESEAKVVLERAQAADGSTSLKAAGALLRLELGLAETDGGVKELATFKEPIVLQWKVDEATSTELLGIYAIGQDGKLAYVGGKLEDGVMTARLAHFSTYGLLEFDKDFQDVGSDHWAAGYIKQLAARQIVTGISPQHFAPDRSVTRAEFAALLVRALGLGSDTATEAVFEDVTATDWYAPAVAAAHAAGIVQGQSAKRFEPEQHITREEMAVMLMRAYELRSGKRLPAAAGAEFADKADIAAWAVAAVDAAAELGLVQGNGKGQFEPHSLASRAETAKVIALLLQS, encoded by the coding sequence ATGACACGCACATGGATAAGCCGATTGGCTGCAATGATGGCAATCATCGTAGCGGTTGCAGCGTTGCCGCTTCAGCTTGGGGTGGCGCATGCGGCCGACAGCGAGCTGGTGGCGACCAGCAATCTGACCGTTAACGGAGCCGTAGCGAAGTGGACGATGAGTGGGACGCGACCAGCGACCTTTGGAGATGGAAGCGCCTCGGGCGCGTTTGATTATTGGGATGGACAAGCCATCGATTTTACTCTTATACATGAGATGACGGGGCTTGAGCCAGGCACCTATACGATGACAGCGAAGACCTACGGGGACAAAGGGGAACCCCAGGCTGGCTCTGTCATGTTCGCCCAGACGGGTGTGGATACATTCTCGACGCCGATCAGCTATGTCGGCAGCAGTTGGGGCAGCCCGGCTACACTTCGTGTGCCAGGCATCGTCGTTGGAGCAGATGGCATAGCGACGATCGGCTTCACGGTGAAGGCCGGGGGGCAGCATTATGGTTATGTGGACGAGGTGATCTTGACCAGGGTCAAGTCATCCAGCAAGCTCACCGTCAATGGGGAGGCGGCAGACTGGAGCGTCGGAGGCCGCGAGCCGGCGACCTTCGCAGACCAGCAATATAGCTTCAACTACTGGGATGCCGGCACGCTGGACTTTACACTGGAGCATGCAGTGAGCGGCTTGCAGCCCGGCATCTATACGATGAAGGCCAAGGTATATGGAGGCGATGCGCCGAATGCCGGCTCGCAGATGTATGCCCGCTCAGGCGGCCAGACCTATGCGACCCCCATCAGCTACACGGGCAGCGCCTGGGGAACGCCCCCTGTATGGGCGACACTGACGGTGAGCGGTATCGAGGTCGGCAGTGACGGGGTTGCAGTGCTGGGCTTCGCGCTTCAGGCTGGTGCAGGCCACTGGGGGCAGCTCGCCGATGTGACATTGGAGGCGGGTGCGGAGGCCGCGTCGCTCAAGGTGTCGCCAAGCAGTGCCAACCTGCGTCCGGGAGCAGGACAGCAATTGAAGCTCGCACTGCCGCAGGCTGCAGCGAACGCTGTAATTGCCTATGAGAGCAGTAATCCGGCGGTAGCGACAGTGAATGCCTCCGGGCTCGTTACGGCCACTGGCGACGGACAAGCTGTCATTCGTGTGACAGCGACTGCTGGAGAGCAGGTGTGGCGTGGACGGACAGATGTATTCGTGTCGGCTACGATGCAGCAGCTTGGCAACGCAGTTACGTTCGTGCAGCCGATACCGCAGCTACAGGATGGCAATCGCGAGGATTTTATTATGGGTGCCGATATATCGACGATTCTGAGCATTCAGGAGTCAGGACGACATTATTATAACCTGCAGGGACAAGAGCAGCCGCTGATGACGATTCTCAAGGAGAATGGAGTTAACTGGATACGGCTAAGGCTGTGGAACGACCCGCGAGATGAGCAAGGGAACTGGTACGGCGCAGGCAATACGAATAAGGAACGTGTCGTAGACATGGCGCGGCAGGCCAAGCAGGCGGGCTTGAAGGTGCTGGTCGACTTCCACTATAGCGACTTCTGGGCTGATCCGGCTCGGCAGACGAAGCCCAAGGCATGGGCAGCGCTGGAGGGGGAAGCACTGGAGCAGGCGGTCTACGATTATACCTTCGAGGTTATCGAAGCATTGGCCGCTGCCGATGCTTATCCAGACATGGTACAGATCGGCAATGAGATCAACAGCGGAATGCTGTGGCCGACCGGCAACAGTCCAGCCAAAGCGAAGCCATTCATCGCCCAGGGCATCCGCGCGGTACGCGATGCGGAAGCGGCGCTGGACGGCGGCAAAATCAAGATTATGATTCATCGCGCCAACCCGAATAACGGGCTGAATGCGGTACAGAGCTTCTATAGTACGTACTCTGATCTGGATTATGATGTGATCGGACTGTCTTATTATCCATTCTGGCATGGTACGATCGCTAATATCAAAGAGGTCATGAACGGGCTGGCAGCCAATCTGAGCAAGGAAGTGGCTGTCGCCGAGACCTCTTACGGCTTCACCCTTGAGGATGTACCGAATAACGGCGCCACCGGCAGCGTGATTAATGAGGCGCTGGCGAAGACGGGCGGATATGAGGCCACTGTTGCTGGCCAGACGTCGGCAGTGCGTGATGTGATTGCAGCCGTCGCCGAGGTGCCCGGCAACAAGGGAATTGGCGTATTCTACTGGGAGCCTGCATGGCTGCCAGGCGTAGATACCGGCTGGGGAACGAAGCATGCCTCCTCCTACCAGGGCGAGGAGATCGCTGAGGATGGGGGCAGCGGATGGGCCAATCAGGCCTTGTTCACTTACTTCGGAGAAGCGTTGCCTTCTATCCGTGTATTTACTCAAGTACGCGGTTCTGACAGCAGCTACACCCCGCCAGCAGTTAAAGAAATCGCCGATGTAGCGATTACGACCAGCGAGGGTGTGGAGGTGCCGCTGCCATCTACCGTGAAGGCGCTGATGGAGGATGGAGCCTATCGTCATCTTCCGGTCGCATCCTGGACGCCTGCGGTCTATGACTATACGAAGGCAGGTACGTACCATGCTGTCGCAGCGCTCGGCAACGGCCAATCGGTTCAGGCGGTCATTACAGTACGTCCGCGCAACTATGTGGTGAATCCGGGAATGGAGGACAGCGACATGAGCGCTTGGACACTTGTGGGCAGCAACCGCTCTGGTGAGGCGCCGTTCTCCGGCTCCTACGCGATCCACTTCTGGAATCGCGAGCTGGTATCGGTGAAGCAGACGATTACCGGATTGCCCAAGGGTGTCTACCAGTTATCGATGCAATCCCGAATTGGTGCGAATAGCGACCCGATCGGGGAGAGCTACCTGTACGCCGAGACGGACGGTGTGCGCAAGCAGACCCCGCTGACGGTCTCCGGCTGGAGCGCCTGGAACTTGAATCAGGTGAAGCAGATTGAGGTTGCCGATGGCACGCTGGAGATCGGCGCGGTGGTGACGCATAGCATCGATGCTGGCGGAGATTTTGATGACTGGGAGCTGATCCGCCTTGGAGCGCTGCCTGGGCAAGAGGCGCCGGCTGTACCAGGTGGCTTGAAGGCAGCCGCTGGCAGCGGCGCAGTGCAATTAAGCTGGGACAGCGTCAGCGGACAGGCAGCCGCACAGGAACTGGCAGGCTACAACGTATACGTGGATGGCAAACGTGTGCCAGCCGCTGAAGGCAATGGGCCAACGACGACTGCTGCTGCCTACAAGGTGACGGGGCTGACCAACGGCACATCGTATACCTTCCAGGTATCGGCGGTAAATGCCGACGGTCATGAATCGGAGCTGTCCGCGGCAGTAACAGCAGTACCGACAGCCACTGTCTATTATCCGTCTGCACCTGCATCGCCGGCGGCAACAGATGGAGCTGCAACGCCGCAGCGCCCTGAGGATAGTGTAACGGTGCATCCGCAAGCGGACGGCAACGGTACGATTGCTGTCAAGCTGGAGCAGGCGAAGCAGCGTGTGCTCCTGCCGGTAGCACAGATTGCCACAGGCAGCAAGCTGCAGGTGACGCGCGGTTCTGTTACCGTTACGGTTCCGGCAGCGGTGCTGGATGAGGTGAAGGCGCTCGTAAGCGATGGACAGAGCGGCTCGTCGGTCTCGCTCCGCATGTCCGAGCTGGCGGAGAGTGAAGCGAAGGTTGTGCTGGAGCGGGCGCAAGCAGCCGACGGCAGCACAAGCTTGAAGGCTGCCGGGGCGCTGCTTCGACTGGAGCTGGGACTGGCGGAGACGGATGGAGGCGTTAAGGAGCTCGCCACATTCAAGGAGCCGATCGTTCTACAGTGGAAGGTCGATGAAGCAACCTCAACCGAACTGCTGGGCATCTATGCGATCGGGCAGGACGGGAAGCTGGCGTATGTGGGCGGGAAGCTGGAGGACGGAGTGATGACAGCAAGACTTGCTCACTTCAGCACATACGGGCTGCTTGAGTTCGATAAGGACTTTCAAGATGTCGGCAGCGATCATTGGGCGGCAGGATATATTAAGCAGCTCGCTGCCAGGCAGATTGTGACAGGCATAAGCCCGCAACACTTCGCGCCGGATCGCAGTGTAACTCGGGCTGAATTTGCCGCATTGCTAGTCCGGGCACTTGGCTTGGGGTCTGATACGGCGACTGAAGCAGTGTTCGAGGATGTCACAGCAACGGACTGGTACGCCCCGGCTGTTGCTGCCGCGCACGCTGCTGGAATCGTGCAAGGCCAGAGCGCCAAGCGCTTTGAACCCGAGCAGCATATTACCCGCGAGGAGATGGCAGTGATGCTGATGCGTGCCTATGAGCTGCGTAGCGGCAAGCGGCTCCCTGCGGCGGCTGGAGCCGAATTTGCCGACAAGGCAGACATCGCAGCGTGGGCGGTCGCCGCAGTAGATGCAGCCGCCGAGCTCGGCCTCGTGCAAGGGAATGGCAAGGGGCAGTTCGAGCCGCACAGTCTGGCCAGCCGCGCCGAGACCGCCAAGGTCATTGCCTTACTGCTGCAGAGCTAA
- a CDS encoding PIN domain-containing protein, with amino-acid sequence MNIADANVILRYLLQDVVQFIEPAKDKIENHYIFIPNEVIAEVVYVLEKVYKVERVNIFDALQNLLTYSNITTHDKNMLIEALKVYSEIKIDFVDSLLFAYSKIGGHTVFTFDKKLNQMLDELRNAK; translated from the coding sequence ATGAACATCGCTGATGCAAATGTAATACTGCGTTATTTGCTTCAAGATGTGGTTCAGTTCATTGAACCAGCTAAAGACAAAATTGAAAACCATTATATCTTTATCCCTAACGAAGTCATCGCCGAAGTCGTATATGTGTTGGAAAAGGTATACAAGGTCGAAAGAGTCAATATCTTTGATGCATTGCAGAACCTGCTCACATATAGCAACATTACAACACATGACAAAAATATGCTGATCGAAGCTTTGAAGGTTTACAGTGAAATCAAAATCGATTTTGTTGATTCACTTCTCTTCGCCTACTCGAAGATCGGCGGACATACCGTTTTCACTTTTGACAAGAAGCTTAACCAAATGCTTGATGAACTTCGCAACGCTAAATAA
- a CDS encoding Rrf2 family transcriptional regulator, which yields MMQISSRFSMAVHTLSLISVSKDCTGDFIAASVNTNPVMIRKIMGMLKKAGLVEIRPGVGGASLLRPPGEITLLDIYRAVQLAGDKQLFRIHEHPNIQCPIGRNIEQVLQHELQAAQAALEQRLAQTTLSALNDRVQENESSR from the coding sequence TTGATGCAGATTAGTTCAAGATTTTCGATGGCGGTGCACACGTTGTCGCTCATATCCGTCAGCAAGGATTGCACTGGGGATTTCATAGCTGCCAGTGTGAATACGAACCCGGTCATGATCCGCAAAATAATGGGGATGCTGAAGAAGGCGGGGCTGGTGGAGATTCGCCCTGGTGTAGGCGGGGCATCGCTGCTGCGGCCACCGGGCGAGATTACGTTGCTGGATATTTATCGCGCCGTGCAGCTTGCTGGAGATAAGCAGCTATTCCGTATTCATGAGCACCCCAACATTCAATGTCCGATCGGGCGCAACATCGAACAGGTGCTGCAGCATGAGCTGCAGGCGGCGCAAGCTGCGTTGGAGCAGCGCTTGGCACAAACGACATTAAGCGCACTGAATGACAGGGTTCAGGAAAATGAGAGCTCACGATGA
- a CDS encoding SDR family oxidoreductase codes for MTILVTGATGQLGSKVVEALLQTVPASELAVSVRNPEKAEGLKARGVDVRLGDFDRPETLETAFSGVDRLLIISADGDTETRIRQHAAAVAAAERAQVKFIAYTSVVNAAESSLSLAPVHKATEEAIVKTGIPYSFLRNNWYLENELSSIQGVQAGAPWVTAAGDGKVGYALRQDYAAAAAAVLAGSGHDNTIYELSGELVTQDELAAAVGEVLGKEVAVQHVDDAAYASILTNASLPDFVVQLLGQIQKDIKAGTLAVASDDFKKLLGRPATPLKEALASLINGTN; via the coding sequence ATGACAATTTTGGTAACAGGGGCAACAGGACAATTGGGCTCGAAAGTAGTCGAGGCTTTACTGCAAACGGTGCCGGCGAGCGAGTTGGCTGTCAGTGTTCGCAATCCTGAGAAGGCGGAAGGGCTGAAGGCCCGCGGAGTGGATGTCCGCCTCGGAGATTTCGACCGGCCGGAGACGCTGGAGACAGCGTTTAGCGGCGTGGATCGCTTGCTGATTATCTCGGCAGACGGTGATACAGAGACACGCATTCGCCAGCATGCAGCTGCTGTCGCGGCGGCAGAGCGCGCGCAGGTGAAGTTTATTGCTTACACAAGTGTAGTTAATGCTGCGGAAAGCAGCTTATCGCTCGCTCCAGTGCACAAAGCAACGGAAGAAGCCATCGTCAAGACGGGCATTCCTTACTCCTTCCTGCGCAACAACTGGTACCTGGAGAATGAATTGTCCAGCATTCAGGGAGTGCAGGCGGGAGCACCATGGGTAACAGCCGCGGGAGACGGCAAGGTCGGCTATGCGCTCCGCCAGGATTACGCGGCAGCCGCGGCGGCTGTTCTGGCAGGTAGCGGGCATGACAATACGATCTATGAGCTGTCCGGGGAACTGGTGACCCAAGATGAGCTGGCAGCGGCAGTGGGAGAGGTGCTTGGCAAGGAGGTTGCAGTGCAGCATGTGGATGATGCCGCTTATGCCTCCATCCTGACCAATGCCTCGTTGCCTGATTTCGTGGTGCAACTGCTGGGTCAGATTCAGAAGGACATCAAGGCGGGCACGCTGGCAGTAGCTAGCGATGACTTCAAGAAGCTGCTCGGACGTCCAGCTACACCGCTCAAAGAGGCGCTCGCGAGCTTGATTAACGGCACGAACTAA
- a CDS encoding tyrosine-type recombinase/integrase: MIKNDPTQYAKPPRAQKTVDDIEKQDQQFKYLEKEELSLFLKTAKEHGLERDYAIFLTLAYSGARVGELCALKWSDINMNDFTIKITKTYYNPRNVTNEYQLLTPKTSKSIRTIELDPYVFEVLAQLKLKQNEIKQMNIDTYYDHDFVFAKTEQNKGYPELIKTIHNRMRRLLRLAGLNEKLSPHSLRHTHVSLLAEAGADIFQIIERLGHSSDEQIRTVYLHVTKTMKKEASQKFSELMKNL; the protein is encoded by the coding sequence GTGATAAAAAACGACCCGACCCAATATGCTAAACCTCCTAGAGCTCAGAAAACTGTAGATGACATTGAGAAGCAGGATCAGCAATTCAAGTATCTTGAGAAGGAAGAGCTTTCCCTTTTCCTTAAAACCGCTAAAGAGCATGGATTAGAACGAGATTATGCGATATTTCTAACGCTCGCGTATAGCGGAGCTAGGGTTGGTGAATTATGCGCATTGAAATGGTCCGATATTAACATGAATGATTTCACGATAAAGATCACTAAAACATACTATAATCCACGAAATGTTACGAATGAGTACCAACTTCTGACCCCAAAGACTTCCAAGTCAATTAGAACAATAGAACTTGATCCTTATGTATTTGAAGTGTTAGCACAGCTCAAGCTCAAGCAAAATGAAATCAAGCAGATGAATATAGACACATACTATGACCATGACTTTGTATTTGCAAAGACAGAACAGAATAAGGGCTACCCTGAACTCATCAAAACGATTCATAACCGCATGAGACGGCTTCTACGGCTCGCTGGACTTAATGAAAAGCTATCCCCCCATTCGCTGAGACATACGCATGTATCGCTCTTAGCAGAGGCTGGAGCCGATATCTTTCAAATCATTGAGCGACTTGGGCATAGTAGCGATGAACAAATCCGTACCGTATATCTGCACGTAACTAAGACAATGAAAAAAGAGGCTTCCCAAAAGTTTAGTGAGCTCATGAAAAATCTCTAG
- a CDS encoding glycoside hydrolase family 53 protein, with translation MQQGASAAPAFAKGADISWVPGMEAQGRTWKDKNGVQRDIIQILKNDYQINSVRIRVFVNPSNDYGNGYLNKERAAALAQRAKNAGMSVMLTLHYSDSWADPGKQTKPAAWRNYTFQQLMDAVWNYTRDVMNAMSSRGVTPDWVQIGNETNNGLLWEDGKASVNMRNYAWLINTGHNAVKSISSGTKTIVHLATSEDNALYVWNIGGLIANGANFDMIGMSLYPTASNWSTLVNQTISNANNMITRYGKEIIISEIGMDYNQPAAAKSFIADMKTKVRNLPNGKGKGVFYWEPQASPGYNGGYNKGAWQADGRPTVALEGFLN, from the coding sequence ATGCAGCAAGGGGCCAGCGCGGCGCCAGCTTTTGCCAAGGGAGCGGATATTAGCTGGGTGCCAGGTATGGAGGCGCAGGGGCGCACATGGAAGGACAAGAATGGTGTGCAGCGGGATATTATCCAGATTCTGAAGAATGATTACCAGATCAACTCGGTACGGATTCGCGTCTTTGTCAATCCGTCCAATGACTATGGGAATGGTTATCTGAACAAGGAGCGTGCGGCGGCGCTGGCCCAGCGCGCCAAAAATGCAGGGATGAGCGTCATGCTGACACTGCATTACAGTGATTCATGGGCTGACCCAGGCAAGCAGACGAAGCCGGCTGCATGGCGCAACTACACGTTCCAACAGCTTATGGATGCGGTCTGGAACTATACGCGCGATGTAATGAATGCCATGAGCAGCAGAGGGGTTACCCCGGACTGGGTACAGATCGGCAATGAGACGAACAACGGCTTGCTGTGGGAGGACGGCAAGGCATCGGTCAACATGCGCAACTACGCCTGGCTGATCAATACCGGACATAATGCGGTCAAATCAATCAGCAGCGGCACGAAGACGATCGTCCATCTGGCAACTAGCGAGGATAATGCACTGTATGTGTGGAACATCGGCGGACTGATCGCCAACGGCGCTAACTTTGATATGATCGGCATGTCGCTATATCCGACAGCCTCCAACTGGTCGACACTGGTGAACCAGACGATTAGCAATGCAAATAATATGATTACGCGCTATGGCAAGGAGATCATCATCTCGGAGATCGGCATGGACTATAACCAGCCTGCGGCAGCGAAGAGCTTTATTGCAGACATGAAGACGAAGGTGCGCAATTTGCCAAATGGCAAGGGCAAAGGCGTCTTCTACTGGGAGCCGCAAGCGTCTCCAGGCTATAACGGCGGCTACAACAAGGGCGCCTGGCAGGCGGACGGACGTCCGACCGTGGCGCTGGAGGGCTTCTTGAACTAA